From Eleftheria terrae, the proteins below share one genomic window:
- a CDS encoding amino acid ABC transporter substrate-binding protein: MFQQSRAFPLLAALMLTSQTALAGPVIDRIVKRGSVVLAHESETMPFAYLDAAKRPIGYSIDVCKRLVEAIGKQLKQPALRTEYLPVSSDGRFTTITEGKADIECGSTTNNAERRKRAAFTVPHYVTGARFAVPASSTVEGIDGLQGKRVVSVKGTTPLAALKQANQERLLGLQVLEADSEAKALDMVAAGQADAFAMDDVVLYALIAARKDADRFKVTGKFLSVEALAFMLPTNDAEFKRIVDEEMRRLIYSREIHEIYKKWFEMPIPPSNTVLRLPMNYLLKDFWKYPSDQVPY; encoded by the coding sequence ATGTTCCAACAGTCCCGTGCCTTCCCCCTGCTGGCTGCCCTCATGCTGACCAGCCAGACCGCCCTCGCGGGCCCTGTCATCGACCGCATCGTCAAGCGCGGTTCGGTGGTGCTGGCGCATGAATCCGAGACCATGCCGTTCGCCTACCTCGATGCCGCCAAGCGGCCGATCGGCTATTCCATCGACGTCTGCAAGCGCCTGGTCGAGGCCATCGGCAAGCAGCTCAAGCAGCCGGCGCTGCGCACCGAGTACCTGCCGGTCAGTTCCGACGGCCGCTTCACCACCATCACCGAAGGCAAGGCCGACATCGAATGCGGCTCCACCACCAACAATGCCGAGCGCCGCAAGCGAGCCGCCTTCACCGTGCCGCACTACGTCACCGGTGCCCGCTTCGCGGTGCCGGCGTCGAGCACGGTCGAGGGCATCGACGGCCTGCAGGGCAAGCGGGTGGTGTCGGTCAAGGGCACCACCCCGCTGGCCGCATTGAAGCAGGCCAACCAGGAGCGCCTGCTCGGCCTGCAGGTGCTGGAGGCCGACAGCGAGGCCAAGGCGCTCGACATGGTGGCCGCCGGCCAGGCCGATGCCTTCGCCATGGACGACGTGGTGCTCTATGCCCTGATCGCCGCCCGCAAGGATGCCGACCGCTTCAAGGTCACCGGCAAGTTCCTCTCGGTCGAGGCGCTGGCCTTCATGCTGCCAACCAACGACGCCGAGTTCAAGCGCATCGTCGACGAGGAGATGCGCCGCCTCATCTACTCCCGCGAGATCCACGAGATCTACAAGAAGTGGTTCGAGATGCCCATCCCGCCGAGCAACACCGTGCTGCGCCTGCCGATGAACTACCTGCTGAAGGACTTCTGGAAGTACCCCTCGGACCAGGTGCCCTACTGA
- the guaD gene encoding guanine deaminase, which translates to MAAQPRAAQAGTVAYRGSVLHFLDDPARSARAYEYHEDGVLLVRDGKVLAVGPAAELLRSHRPDRVVDHGGRLILPGFIDTHVHYPQTQMIGSFGEELLKWLDTYTFPTEGQFKDPAHAARVARTFVDELLRNGTTTALVFGTVHPQSVDALFSQARSHNLRLVAGKVMMDRNAPDYLLDTAESSYAESKALIQKWHGQGRLLYAVTPRFAPTSTPAQLQAAGRLLQEYPDVYMHTHVSENRGEVAWVKSLFPDASGYLDVYNRFGLSRKRSVYAHGVHLQDQEFASLAASGAAIAFCPTSNLFLGSGLFDLQKAEQHQVAVGLGTDVGGGTSFSLLRTMGEAYKVTQLHKAFTDTPEARRPLTPLKSYYLATLGGARALGLEDRIGSFRAGNEADFIVLDPNATPLMRFRMERAKTLEDRLFVLQTLGDDRNVEATYVMGRRWSAPESRQQHRQAQVHPH; encoded by the coding sequence GTGGCCGCCCAGCCACGCGCGGCGCAGGCCGGCACGGTGGCCTACCGCGGCTCGGTGCTGCACTTCCTCGACGACCCGGCTCGCAGCGCCCGCGCCTATGAGTACCACGAGGACGGCGTGCTGCTGGTGCGCGACGGCAAGGTGCTGGCCGTCGGGCCGGCGGCCGAGCTGCTGCGCAGCCACCGGCCGGACCGGGTGGTGGACCACGGCGGCCGCCTGATCCTGCCCGGCTTCATCGACACGCACGTGCACTATCCGCAGACGCAGATGATCGGCTCCTTCGGCGAGGAGCTGCTGAAGTGGCTCGACACCTACACCTTCCCCACCGAAGGGCAGTTCAAGGACCCGGCCCATGCCGCCCGGGTGGCCCGTACCTTCGTCGACGAGCTGCTGCGCAACGGCACCACCACCGCGCTGGTGTTCGGCACGGTGCATCCGCAGTCGGTGGACGCGCTGTTCTCGCAGGCGCGCTCGCACAACCTGCGGCTGGTGGCCGGCAAAGTGATGATGGACCGCAATGCGCCGGACTACCTGCTCGACACGGCCGAGTCGTCCTATGCCGAGTCGAAGGCGCTGATCCAGAAGTGGCACGGCCAGGGCCGGTTGCTGTATGCGGTGACGCCGCGCTTCGCCCCCACCTCCACGCCGGCCCAGCTGCAGGCCGCGGGGCGCCTGCTGCAGGAGTACCCGGACGTCTACATGCACACCCATGTCTCGGAAAACCGCGGCGAGGTGGCCTGGGTGAAGTCGCTGTTCCCGGACGCCAGCGGCTACCTCGACGTCTACAACCGCTTCGGCCTGTCGCGCAAGCGCTCGGTCTACGCGCACGGCGTGCACCTGCAGGACCAGGAGTTCGCCTCGTTGGCAGCCAGCGGCGCCGCCATCGCCTTCTGCCCGACCTCCAACCTCTTCCTCGGCAGCGGGCTGTTCGACCTGCAGAAAGCCGAGCAGCACCAGGTCGCCGTGGGCCTGGGCACCGATGTGGGCGGCGGCACCAGCTTCTCGCTGCTGCGCACGATGGGCGAGGCCTACAAGGTGACGCAGCTGCACAAGGCCTTCACCGACACGCCGGAGGCCCGCCGCCCGCTGACGCCCCTCAAGAGCTACTACCTGGCCACGCTCGGTGGTGCGCGGGCACTGGGGCTGGAGGACCGCATCGGCAGCTTCCGCGCCGGCAACGAGGCCGACTTCATCGTGCTGGACCCGAACGCCACGCCGCTGATGCGCTTCCGCATGGAACGGGCCAAGACGCTGGAAGACCGGTTGTTCGTGTTGCAGACGCTGGGGGACGACCGCAACGTCGAAGCCACCTACGTCATGGGGCGGCGCTGGAGCGCTCCGGAATCGCGGCAGCAGCATCGGCAGGCGCAAGTGCACCCGCATTGA
- a CDS encoding LysR family transcriptional regulator gives MDRMLGMQLFIRVVETRSLSRASADLGLTQPTATKHVAALEAQLQARLLHRSTRGVTPTEVGLAYYEQCKLIQRQLDEAHNLATLLQTGLSGSLRVSASVAFGRQVLMPRLLRFMQQHPQLRLDLRLEDRYVDLVEQGVDVAVRLGRLHDSALGARPLGWNPWSVLAAPALLQQGPPLLSPRELGSRPCIVYSSVQGDDIWRLADAGGRQQAVPVRAVLRSNDLYAVLAAAQAGMGYALLPDCLAEAGWRDGTLRRVLPGWRPPPQPVHAVFPSPRLLPAKVAALVRFLQSELTPGLAPAPGRGLNAGALAPADAAAAIPERSSAAP, from the coding sequence ATGGACCGCATGCTGGGCATGCAGCTGTTCATCCGCGTCGTCGAGACGCGCAGCCTCTCGCGGGCGTCGGCCGACCTCGGGCTGACCCAGCCTACCGCCACCAAGCATGTGGCGGCGCTGGAGGCCCAGCTGCAGGCGCGCCTGCTGCACCGCAGCACCCGCGGTGTCACGCCCACCGAAGTGGGGCTGGCCTACTACGAGCAATGCAAGCTCATCCAGCGCCAGCTGGACGAGGCCCACAACCTGGCCACCCTGCTGCAGACCGGCCTGAGCGGCAGCCTGCGTGTCAGCGCCTCGGTGGCCTTTGGCCGCCAGGTGCTGATGCCGCGGCTGCTGCGGTTCATGCAGCAGCATCCGCAGCTGCGGCTCGACCTGCGGCTGGAAGACCGCTACGTGGACCTGGTGGAGCAGGGCGTGGACGTCGCCGTGCGGCTCGGCCGCCTGCACGATTCGGCACTCGGCGCCCGCCCGCTGGGTTGGAACCCCTGGTCGGTGCTGGCGGCGCCGGCCCTGCTGCAGCAGGGGCCGCCGCTGCTGTCGCCGCGCGAGCTGGGCAGCCGCCCCTGCATCGTCTACAGCAGCGTGCAGGGCGACGACATCTGGCGCCTGGCGGATGCCGGCGGGCGCCAGCAGGCGGTGCCGGTGCGGGCCGTGCTGCGCAGCAACGACCTCTATGCGGTGCTGGCCGCCGCGCAGGCGGGCATGGGCTATGCGCTGCTGCCCGACTGCCTGGCCGAGGCCGGCTGGCGCGACGGCACGCTGCGCCGGGTGCTGCCCGGCTGGCGGCCGCCACCGCAGCCGGTGCATGCGGTGTTTCCATCGCCCCGGCTGCTGCCGGCCAAAGTGGCCGCGCTGGTGCGCTTTCTTCAATCCGAGCTGACGCCGGGGCTGGCCCCGGCGCCGGGCCGCGGCCTCAATGCGGGTGCACTTGCGCCTGCCGATGCTGCTGCCGCGATTCCGGAGCGCTCCAGCGCCGCCCCATGA
- the xdhC gene encoding xanthine dehydrogenase accessory protein XdhC, giving the protein MSTALRSTAEQWLAAGLPAVVVEVVATRGSVPREAGTRMLVAAGAVAGTIGGGHLELQAIELARACLQGGLPEPLERHFPLGPALGQCCGGAVTLRLARLARPLLDGWALPPPRFHLQLYGAGHVGRAIVALLAGLDCRVQWIDEREAEFPAGPLPPHVEAVCVEAVEGEVALAPPGGFYLVLTHSHDLDARITEAVLRRGDFGYLGLIGSRTKRARFLHRFEARGVPAAALARLTCPIGVPGIAGKEPEVIAVSVVAQLLQQAEAAAATRPARSARLALNP; this is encoded by the coding sequence ATGAGCACCGCTCTGCGCAGCACCGCCGAACAGTGGCTGGCGGCCGGCCTGCCGGCCGTGGTGGTGGAGGTGGTGGCCACCCGCGGCTCGGTGCCGCGCGAGGCCGGCACGCGCATGCTGGTGGCTGCAGGCGCGGTGGCCGGCACCATCGGCGGCGGCCACCTCGAGCTGCAGGCCATCGAGCTGGCGCGCGCCTGCCTGCAGGGCGGCCTGCCCGAGCCGCTGGAGCGGCACTTCCCGCTCGGCCCGGCGCTGGGCCAGTGCTGTGGTGGCGCGGTGACGCTGCGCCTGGCCCGGCTGGCGCGGCCGCTGCTGGACGGCTGGGCGCTGCCGCCGCCGCGCTTCCACCTGCAGCTCTATGGCGCTGGCCATGTCGGCCGGGCCATCGTCGCGCTGCTGGCGGGGCTGGACTGCCGGGTGCAGTGGATCGACGAGCGCGAAGCGGAATTTCCCGCCGGGCCGCTGCCGCCGCATGTGGAGGCGGTGTGTGTGGAGGCGGTCGAAGGCGAGGTTGCGCTGGCGCCGCCGGGCGGCTTCTACCTGGTGCTGACGCACAGCCACGACCTCGATGCCCGCATCACCGAGGCGGTGCTGCGGCGTGGCGACTTCGGCTACCTGGGCCTCATCGGCTCCAGGACGAAGCGCGCCCGCTTCCTGCATCGCTTCGAGGCGCGCGGCGTGCCGGCCGCAGCCCTGGCGCGCCTGACGTGTCCCATCGGCGTGCCGGGCATTGCCGGCAAGGAGCCGGAGGTCATCGCGGTGTCGGTGGTGGCGCAGCTGCTGCAGCAGGCGGAGGCGGCTGCAGCGACGCGGCCGGCAAGGTCCGCCCGCCTGGCCCTGAACCCCTAG
- the xdhB gene encoding xanthine dehydrogenase molybdopterin binding subunit, whose protein sequence is MNQQVEAFLRQPPPDTRPEAAAPAGVVAWALPHESAQLHVSGAAPYTDDLPELAGTLHAALGLSPVAHGRLLGIDLQALRRCPGVVAVLTAADIPGENNCGPVVHDDPILADGEVHYLGQPVFAVIATDRDAARRAAALARQVLQIEPLPALLTPEAAHAAGQYVVPPKHLVRGDARAAIAAAPHRLKGRLQVGGQEQFYLEGQISYAIPTENQGLRIHCSTQHPSEMQLLVAHALGLSSHHVLVECRRMGGGFGGKESQSAVFACIAAVAAARLRRPVKLRPDRDDDFMITGRRHCFHYEYEVGFDEEGRVLGAEIDMVSRAGYSADLSSAVMTRALCHFDNAYWLPDVALHGYSARTNTQSNTAFRGFGGPQGAIAIEYILDSVARRLGKDALEVRRANFYGVGERNVTPYGQTVEDNVIHRLVAELAERADYAGRRAAIDAFNATSPVLKKGLALTPVKFGISFNVPHLNQAGALVHVYNDGSVLVNHGGTEMGQGLNTKVAQVVAHELGLSLDRVRVSATDTSKVANTSATAASTGSDLNGKAAQAAARTVRERLAQHAAQRYGVAPAEVRFLHNEVHAGGQVVDFCVLARSAYEARVQLWSDGFYATPGLYWNPDTLQGRPFYYYAYGAAVSEVVIDTLTGESKLLRADVLHDVGRSINPAIDIGQVEGAFIQGMGWLTTEELVWHPSTGRLSTHAPSTYKIPTANDCPPVFDVRLFDNCNAEDSIHRSKAVGEPPLLLPFSVFLAIRDAVSAVGGHRVCPPLRAPATAEAVLDAIDAVHAALDAAA, encoded by the coding sequence GTGAACCAGCAAGTCGAAGCCTTCCTGCGGCAGCCGCCGCCCGACACCCGCCCCGAGGCGGCTGCACCGGCCGGTGTGGTGGCCTGGGCCCTGCCGCACGAGTCGGCCCAGCTGCACGTGAGCGGCGCCGCCCCCTACACCGACGACCTGCCCGAGCTGGCCGGCACCCTGCATGCGGCGCTGGGCCTGTCGCCGGTGGCGCATGGCCGGCTGCTGGGCATCGACTTGCAGGCGCTGCGGCGCTGCCCCGGCGTGGTGGCGGTGCTGACCGCGGCCGACATCCCGGGCGAGAACAACTGCGGGCCGGTGGTGCATGACGACCCCATCCTGGCTGACGGCGAGGTGCACTACCTCGGGCAGCCCGTGTTCGCCGTGATCGCGACCGACCGCGATGCCGCGCGTCGCGCCGCCGCGCTGGCCCGCCAGGTGCTGCAGATCGAGCCGCTGCCGGCGCTGCTGACGCCCGAGGCGGCGCATGCGGCCGGGCAGTACGTGGTGCCGCCCAAGCACCTGGTGCGCGGCGATGCGCGGGCCGCCATCGCGGCCGCGCCGCACCGGCTGAAAGGCCGGCTGCAGGTGGGCGGGCAGGAGCAGTTCTACCTCGAAGGCCAGATCTCCTACGCCATCCCCACCGAGAACCAGGGCCTGCGCATCCACTGCTCCACCCAGCATCCCAGCGAGATGCAGCTGCTGGTGGCGCACGCACTGGGCCTGTCCTCCCACCATGTGCTGGTGGAGTGTCGCCGCATGGGGGGCGGCTTTGGTGGCAAGGAGTCGCAGTCGGCCGTGTTCGCCTGCATTGCCGCGGTGGCCGCGGCGCGCCTGCGCCGGCCGGTCAAGCTGCGGCCGGACCGCGACGACGACTTCATGATCACCGGCCGCCGCCACTGCTTCCACTACGAGTACGAGGTGGGCTTCGACGAGGAGGGCCGGGTGCTGGGCGCGGAGATCGACATGGTGTCGCGGGCCGGCTATTCGGCCGACCTCTCGTCGGCGGTGATGACGCGCGCGCTGTGCCACTTCGACAATGCCTACTGGTTGCCCGACGTGGCCCTGCACGGCTACAGCGCCCGCACCAACACGCAGAGCAACACCGCCTTCCGCGGCTTTGGCGGCCCGCAGGGGGCGATCGCCATCGAGTACATCCTCGACTCGGTGGCCCGCCGCCTGGGCAAGGACGCGCTGGAGGTGCGCCGTGCCAACTTCTACGGCGTGGGCGAGCGCAACGTCACGCCCTACGGCCAGACGGTGGAGGACAACGTCATCCACCGCCTGGTGGCCGAACTTGCCGAGCGGGCCGACTATGCCGGCCGGCGCGCGGCCATCGACGCCTTCAACGCCACCAGCCCGGTGCTCAAGAAGGGCCTGGCGCTCACGCCCGTGAAGTTCGGCATCTCCTTCAACGTGCCGCACCTGAACCAGGCCGGCGCGCTGGTGCACGTCTACAACGACGGCAGCGTGCTGGTGAACCATGGCGGCACCGAGATGGGCCAGGGCCTGAACACCAAGGTGGCCCAGGTGGTGGCGCACGAGCTGGGCCTGAGCCTGGACCGGGTGCGCGTGAGCGCCACCGACACCAGCAAGGTGGCCAACACCTCGGCCACCGCCGCCTCCACCGGCAGCGACCTGAACGGCAAGGCCGCGCAGGCGGCCGCCCGCACCGTGCGCGAACGGCTGGCCCAGCATGCGGCCCAGCGATACGGCGTGGCGCCAGCGGAGGTGCGCTTCCTGCACAACGAGGTGCACGCCGGCGGCCAGGTGGTCGACTTCTGCGTGCTCGCGCGCAGCGCCTACGAGGCCCGCGTGCAGCTGTGGTCCGACGGCTTCTATGCCACGCCGGGGCTCTACTGGAACCCCGACACGCTGCAGGGCCGGCCCTTCTACTACTACGCCTACGGCGCGGCGGTGAGCGAGGTGGTGATCGACACGCTGACTGGCGAGTCCAAGCTGCTGCGGGCGGACGTGCTGCACGACGTGGGGCGCTCGATCAACCCGGCCATCGACATCGGCCAGGTCGAGGGGGCCTTCATCCAGGGCATGGGCTGGCTGACGACGGAGGAGCTGGTGTGGCATCCGTCCACCGGCCGGCTGAGCACCCACGCGCCCAGCACCTACAAGATCCCCACCGCCAACGACTGCCCGCCGGTGTTTGACGTGCGGCTGTTCGACAACTGCAATGCCGAGGACAGCATCCACCGCTCCAAGGCGGTGGGCGAACCGCCGCTCCTGCTGCCGTTCTCGGTCTTCCTCGCCATCCGCGACGCGGTGTCGGCAGTGGGCGGCCACCGGGTCTGCCCGCCGCTGCGCGCGCCGGCCACTGCCGAGGCGGTGCTGGATGCCATCGATGCGGTGCATGCCGCGCTGGACGCAGCCGCATGA
- the xdhA gene encoding xanthine dehydrogenase small subunit, translating to MHTRPIRFFHHERGDIVSVDDVATTHTVLNWLRSDARCTGTKEGCAEGDCGACTVIVAELADRAQAIGTPSAAATLVGGLSLRPVNACIQFLPTLDGKALLTVEDLQRIAGGTLHPVQQALVECHGSQCGFCTPGFAMSLTATYERHCTAGTRPSRQQIADDLAGNLCRCTGYRPILDAGQRMFELPPVRLDTRPIEQALRQLQAEAGGEDFAYASLNRRAQAEPRIDHYWAPRSVQALATLREQHPDARLLAGSTDIGLWVNKQFRDVGDLIHVGEVDALRRIERHEGDPGRAWLRLGAAAPLEDAWSALATAVPSLQEVWLRFASPPIRHAGTLGGNIANGSPIGDGAPVLMALGAQVVLRRGEHQRRLPLEAFYLDYMKNALERGEFLEAMDVPLPGPATQVRVYKLSKRFDSDISALCGAFALTLQQGRVAEARLAYGGMAAIVRRAAGAEAALQGQPWGEPAVRAAMAALAQDFTPLSDMRASAAYRLRTAQNLLWRLWLETREADPLPPSQTRVWSVMPHDRVPQAPLPVSASPSATSVSTAAAAGSQP from the coding sequence ATGCACACTCGTCCGATCCGCTTTTTTCATCACGAGCGCGGCGACATCGTCAGCGTCGATGACGTCGCCACCACCCACACCGTGCTGAACTGGCTGCGCAGCGATGCGCGCTGCACCGGCACCAAGGAAGGCTGCGCCGAGGGCGATTGCGGCGCCTGCACCGTCATCGTGGCCGAGCTGGCCGACCGCGCGCAGGCCATCGGCACGCCGTCGGCCGCCGCGACCCTCGTCGGCGGCCTGTCGCTGCGGCCGGTGAACGCCTGCATCCAGTTCCTGCCCACGCTGGACGGCAAGGCCCTGCTGACGGTGGAAGACCTGCAGCGCATCGCTGGCGGCACGCTGCATCCGGTGCAGCAGGCGCTGGTGGAATGCCACGGCTCGCAGTGCGGCTTCTGCACGCCGGGCTTTGCGATGTCGCTTACCGCCACCTACGAGCGACACTGCACGGCGGGCACCCGGCCGAGCCGCCAGCAGATTGCCGACGACCTGGCTGGCAACCTGTGCCGCTGCACCGGCTACCGCCCCATCCTCGATGCCGGCCAGCGCATGTTCGAGCTGCCGCCGGTGCGGCTCGACACGCGGCCCATCGAACAGGCGTTGCGCCAGCTGCAGGCCGAGGCGGGCGGCGAGGACTTTGCCTACGCCAGCCTCAACCGGCGCGCGCAGGCCGAGCCGCGCATCGACCACTACTGGGCGCCGCGCAGCGTGCAGGCTCTCGCCACCCTGCGCGAGCAGCACCCGGACGCCCGCCTGCTGGCCGGCAGCACCGACATCGGCCTGTGGGTGAACAAGCAGTTCCGCGACGTCGGCGACCTGATCCATGTCGGCGAGGTCGACGCGCTGCGCCGCATCGAGCGGCACGAAGGCGACCCGGGCCGCGCCTGGCTGCGCCTGGGCGCCGCCGCGCCGCTGGAGGACGCCTGGTCGGCGCTGGCCACCGCGGTGCCGAGCCTGCAGGAGGTGTGGCTGCGCTTCGCCTCGCCGCCGATCCGCCATGCCGGCACGCTGGGCGGCAACATCGCCAACGGCTCGCCCATCGGCGACGGTGCACCGGTGCTGATGGCGCTGGGCGCGCAGGTGGTGTTGCGCCGCGGCGAACACCAGCGCCGGCTGCCGCTGGAGGCCTTCTATCTCGACTACATGAAGAACGCGCTGGAGCGCGGCGAGTTCCTGGAGGCGATGGACGTGCCCCTCCCGGGGCCGGCCACTCAGGTGCGGGTCTACAAGCTCTCCAAGCGCTTCGATTCCGACATCTCGGCGCTGTGCGGCGCCTTCGCGCTCACGCTGCAGCAGGGCCGGGTGGCGGAGGCCCGCCTGGCCTACGGCGGCATGGCCGCCATCGTGCGCCGGGCGGCCGGCGCGGAGGCCGCGCTGCAGGGCCAGCCCTGGGGCGAGCCCGCCGTACGCGCCGCCATGGCGGCCCTGGCGCAGGACTTCACTCCGCTGAGCGACATGCGGGCCAGCGCCGCCTACCGGCTGCGCACCGCCCAGAATCTGCTCTGGCGGCTCTGGCTGGAGACCCGTGAAGCCGATCCGCTGCCGCCTTCGCAGACCCGCGTGTGGAGTGTGATGCCGCACGACCGCGTGCCGCAGGCGCCCCTGCCTGTGTCTGCCTCCCCCTCCGCCACCTCCGTGTCCACCGCCGCCGCCGCCGGGAGCCAGCCGTGA
- a CDS encoding LysR family transcriptional regulator yields the protein MSKRAPFDKIELQLVRVLHTLLSEGSVSRAAVQLQTSQPAISAQLRRLRELIGDPLLVRSGHGMVPTAVALQLREPAAALLHHADTLFGARAEGLAFDAASSRLTFRIAASDYLDPLFLPELVVRLREAAPEVTLEILPLSGDFDYRRALARGEVDLVVGNWLAPPGELHLGRLLSDEIVCLVAADHPAARSPRTWTAERYLASAHVAPTPLSAGTPGVIDDYLATQGMTRPIAVRSPGFGLIPPMVARSRLVLTTGRLFCSRYLDTLPVRIVRCPVEFPPLTYYQLWHDLSHRSAAGVWLRGQVRETAKRLAGRGV from the coding sequence ATGTCCAAGCGCGCCCCCTTCGACAAGATCGAGCTGCAACTGGTGCGGGTGCTGCACACCCTGCTCAGCGAGGGCAGCGTCTCGCGGGCGGCCGTGCAGCTGCAGACCAGCCAGCCCGCCATCAGCGCCCAGCTGCGCCGCCTGCGCGAGTTGATCGGCGACCCGCTGCTGGTGCGCTCCGGCCACGGCATGGTGCCCACCGCGGTGGCCCTGCAGCTGCGCGAGCCGGCCGCCGCCCTGCTGCACCACGCCGACACCCTGTTCGGCGCGCGCGCGGAGGGCCTGGCCTTTGATGCGGCCAGCAGCCGGCTGACCTTCCGCATTGCCGCCAGCGACTACCTGGACCCGCTGTTCCTGCCCGAGCTGGTGGTGCGCCTGCGCGAGGCGGCGCCCGAGGTGACGCTGGAGATCCTGCCGCTCAGCGGCGACTTCGACTACCGGCGCGCGCTGGCCCGCGGCGAGGTGGACCTGGTGGTGGGCAACTGGCTGGCGCCGCCCGGCGAGCTGCACCTGGGACGGCTGCTGAGCGACGAGATCGTCTGCCTGGTGGCGGCCGACCATCCGGCCGCCCGCAGCCCCAGGACCTGGACCGCCGAGCGCTACCTGGCCAGCGCCCATGTGGCACCTACGCCCCTGAGCGCCGGCACGCCGGGCGTCATCGACGACTACCTGGCCACCCAGGGCATGACCCGCCCCATCGCCGTGCGCAGCCCCGGCTTCGGCCTGATCCCGCCGATGGTGGCCCGCTCCCGGCTGGTGCTGACCACCGGGCGGCTGTTCTGCAGCCGCTACCTCGACACGCTGCCGGTGCGCATCGTGCGCTGCCCGGTGGAGTTCCCGCCCCTCACCTACTACCAGCTGTGGCACGACCTGAGCCACCGCTCGGCCGCCGGCGTGTGGCTGCGCGGCCAGGTGCGCGAGACGGCCAAGCGGCTGGCCGGGCGCGGGGTGTGA
- a CDS encoding LysR family transcriptional regulator, whose amino-acid sequence MDRLKQMETFLAVTEEGSFSGAAQREHVSATIIARRINELEQRLGVKLVHRSTRHLRLTEQGVLFAEECKRLLQDLELAEHSIQDVSQQATGHLAVSAPAAFGRKHVAAHASSFLAEHPGVSLSFNLTDRVVDLVREGYHLGIRIGGAVDPNMVAVKLAPNQRVVCASPRYLQRHGRPQTLDDLARHQCLAFNLQGGQQRGWFFHKDGRDVTVRVRGHLDCNDGELLHRWCVEGLGLSWRSTWEIQRELAEGSLVTVLDEYASPDYDITAIFPQQRYQPAKIRLFIAHLKAAYAMPDYWMRPVALRSA is encoded by the coding sequence ATGGACAGACTCAAGCAGATGGAAACCTTCCTGGCGGTCACCGAGGAGGGCAGTTTTTCGGGTGCGGCGCAGCGCGAGCATGTGAGCGCCACCATCATTGCGCGGCGCATCAACGAGCTGGAGCAGCGCCTGGGCGTGAAGCTGGTGCACCGTTCCACCCGCCACCTGCGGCTGACCGAGCAGGGCGTGCTGTTCGCCGAGGAGTGCAAGCGGCTGCTGCAGGACCTGGAGCTGGCCGAGCACAGCATCCAGGACGTCAGCCAGCAGGCCACCGGGCACCTGGCGGTCTCGGCGCCGGCGGCCTTCGGGCGCAAGCATGTGGCCGCGCATGCCAGCAGCTTCCTGGCCGAGCACCCGGGCGTGAGCCTGTCCTTCAACCTCACGGACCGGGTGGTGGACCTGGTGCGCGAGGGCTATCACCTGGGCATCCGCATCGGTGGCGCGGTGGACCCGAACATGGTGGCGGTGAAGCTCGCGCCCAACCAGCGGGTGGTGTGCGCCTCGCCGCGCTACCTGCAGCGCCACGGCCGGCCGCAGACGCTGGACGACCTGGCCCGCCACCAGTGCCTGGCCTTCAACCTGCAGGGCGGGCAGCAGCGCGGCTGGTTCTTCCACAAGGACGGGCGCGACGTGACGGTGCGTGTGCGCGGCCACCTGGACTGCAACGACGGCGAGCTGCTGCACCGCTGGTGTGTCGAGGGGCTGGGGCTGTCATGGCGCTCGACCTGGGAGATCCAGCGTGAGCTGGCGGAAGGCTCTCTGGTGACCGTGCTCGACGAATACGCCTCGCCGGACTACGACATCACCGCCATCTTCCCGCAGCAGCGCTACCAGCCGGCCAAGATCCGGCTGTTCATCGCGCACCTGAAGGCGGCCTATGCGATGCCGGACTACTGGATGCGGCCGGTGGCCTTGCGTTCGGCCTGA